In Leptospira sp. WS58.C1, a single genomic region encodes these proteins:
- a CDS encoding lipoprotein LipL46 — MAKLPILRITALTLILGFAFACATGDGSRRKKKEEFTREGNTITVIGEAPIYNGDIANAKQRAIKDAKVNAVRKVVGEEISNKSQASDGESLGSSLLSKTDAFVKSYDIVSEDQGKIDTQPILKLTVRCTIEESKLSTAVEGLLADVGNPRIVVLVPSKVGGAPVAPLSNGNIAEAEIIKGLKKAGNKIVDPGTASKTVKPSGLNAEAVNSLDAGAAILIQAQASGAEVLVVGSVETEDQAPVTAIGGKQLDRPLFNTAATGPYKVILLWGDGKIVASGNGDARGADITQKVSREKALAGWAEDVTKKVNKQLKEEWFNLTENNTIILKFTGLDADESTKFKDDLAELTAAKDINVRTSNVSGSEWEVTYPGKDALFMDELVYKKDRGFSFLATKKMNVKSAARGVVTLEFSPNK; from the coding sequence ATGGCAAAGCTGCCCATCCTGCGGATTACCGCTCTCACACTGATTTTAGGTTTCGCTTTTGCATGCGCAACGGGTGACGGATCCCGACGCAAGAAAAAAGAAGAATTCACTAGAGAAGGAAATACCATCACCGTGATCGGAGAGGCTCCGATCTATAACGGAGATATAGCGAACGCAAAACAAAGAGCGATCAAAGACGCAAAAGTTAATGCGGTACGTAAAGTAGTTGGTGAAGAAATTTCCAACAAAAGCCAAGCTTCCGATGGAGAAAGTTTAGGCTCTAGTTTACTTTCCAAAACGGATGCATTCGTAAAATCGTACGATATCGTTTCCGAAGACCAAGGTAAGATCGATACTCAACCGATCTTAAAACTTACAGTTCGTTGCACCATCGAAGAATCTAAACTTTCCACCGCGGTCGAAGGTCTTCTTGCAGATGTTGGAAATCCAAGAATTGTAGTTTTAGTTCCTTCTAAAGTTGGAGGGGCACCGGTTGCTCCTTTAAGCAATGGTAATATTGCGGAAGCTGAGATCATCAAAGGTTTAAAAAAAGCAGGCAACAAGATCGTAGATCCGGGAACTGCTTCTAAAACGGTTAAACCTTCCGGTTTGAATGCGGAAGCAGTCAACTCTCTGGATGCCGGAGCTGCGATACTCATCCAAGCTCAAGCTTCCGGAGCAGAAGTGCTGGTAGTTGGTTCCGTAGAGACAGAAGACCAAGCGCCTGTAACTGCTATCGGCGGAAAACAATTGGATAGACCTTTATTCAATACTGCTGCCACCGGTCCTTATAAAGTGATCCTGCTTTGGGGGGATGGAAAAATTGTAGCATCCGGAAACGGAGACGCTCGTGGAGCGGATATCACACAAAAAGTTTCCAGAGAAAAAGCGCTTGCAGGTTGGGCAGAAGACGTTACCAAAAAAGTAAACAAACAACTCAAAGAGGAATGGTTTAATCTCACCGAGAACAATACCATCATTCTCAAGTTTACCGGATTGGATGCGGACGAATCCACTAAGTTCAAAGATGATCTGGCAGAATTGACCGCTGCAAAAGACATCAATGTTAGAACTAGCAACGTAAGCGGTTCCGAGTGGGAAGTTACTTACCCAGGAAAAGACGCACTGTTTATGGACGAATTAGTCTATAAAAAGGACAGAGGATTTTCTTTCTTAGCTACTAAGAAAATGAACGTTAAATCCGCTGCAAGAGGTGTGGTCACTTTGGAGTTCAGTCCGAATAAATAA
- a CDS encoding DUF2797 domain-containing protein has product MKELSSGFLRMMDHEGVNPVEYIWVVATYPSSESGKQEAQLVPAGFRIGNLVGKRVKLEFTGKIRCVNCGKITSKSFNQGSCFQCFQTLAENDLCILRPETCHFHLGTCREPEWGEGYCFQKHTVYLANTSGLKVGITREKPVSNRWVDQGAQEAIPLLEVSSRRDAGLIEKQFTTVIDDKTKWQKMVTEDSGTFDLISKKKELLEILDSWDLGVPYTESEERNITKLSYPILEYPKKSKSFSPDKEKEIDSKLLGIKGQYLLFEDGVINIRAYGGYEIRLYSE; this is encoded by the coding sequence ATGAAAGAATTGTCTTCCGGATTTTTAAGAATGATGGACCATGAAGGTGTAAACCCGGTAGAATATATCTGGGTGGTAGCTACTTATCCGTCTTCCGAATCCGGAAAACAAGAGGCCCAACTTGTTCCCGCAGGTTTTCGGATCGGTAATCTTGTAGGCAAAAGGGTAAAACTGGAATTTACCGGAAAAATCCGCTGCGTGAATTGTGGAAAAATAACAAGCAAAAGTTTCAACCAGGGAAGTTGTTTCCAATGTTTTCAAACATTAGCGGAAAATGATCTATGTATTCTTCGTCCTGAAACCTGTCATTTTCATTTGGGAACCTGTAGGGAACCTGAATGGGGAGAAGGTTACTGCTTCCAAAAACATACCGTATATCTTGCAAATACAAGCGGATTAAAAGTGGGGATCACTCGAGAAAAACCTGTCTCCAATCGTTGGGTGGACCAGGGAGCCCAAGAAGCAATCCCACTTTTGGAAGTTTCCTCCAGAAGAGACGCAGGTCTCATCGAAAAACAATTTACGACCGTTATCGATGATAAAACCAAATGGCAGAAGATGGTGACGGAAGATTCGGGAACCTTCGATCTGATTTCCAAAAAGAAAGAATTACTGGAAATCTTGGATTCCTGGGACCTAGGGGTTCCTTATACGGAATCAGAAGAACGAAATATCACAAAATTAAGTTATCCTATTTTAGAATATCCAAAAAAATCCAAATCTTTTTCCCCCGATAAAGAGAAGGAGATAGATTCCAAATTGCTCGGCATTAAAGGACAATACCTTTTGTTCGAGGATGGAGTCATCAATATCCGCGCCTATGGCGGATACGAAATCCGTTTGTATTCGGAGTAA
- a CDS encoding GDYXXLXY domain-containing protein translates to MKKLTISVLAVFLPILVLASIALEREFDLRNGKVLILPITGYDPRDLLSGHYLRFQIDRKYSNDVCQGEGTVFSFSSNSFEADPKIPRKNIKEACVCFNSREPSVYDLGFYSDCNEAKNDPTCWNYIRGECNYGNFHYPFSKYYIPEEGAKELEEKLRKPGAKIQLRMDKNGNGLIEKIIWPDVSSQ, encoded by the coding sequence ATGAAAAAGTTAACCATTTCGGTTCTTGCGGTATTTTTGCCCATTCTTGTTTTAGCCTCCATAGCTCTAGAAAGAGAATTCGATCTTAGGAATGGAAAAGTATTAATCCTTCCGATCACGGGTTATGATCCTAGAGATCTACTTTCCGGGCATTATCTCAGATTTCAGATAGATCGTAAATATTCGAACGACGTTTGCCAAGGAGAGGGGACCGTCTTTTCCTTTTCTTCCAATTCTTTCGAGGCGGACCCTAAGATCCCGAGAAAGAATATAAAGGAAGCTTGTGTATGTTTCAATTCCAGAGAACCTTCCGTTTATGACTTAGGTTTTTACTCAGATTGTAACGAGGCAAAGAATGATCCAACTTGCTGGAATTATATCAGAGGGGAGTGTAATTACGGAAACTTTCATTATCCTTTCAGCAAATACTATATCCCGGAAGAAGGCGCGAAAGAACTAGAGGAAAAATTAAGAAAGCCGGGAGCCAAAATCCAATTACGAATGGATAAGAACGGGAATGGCCTCATCGAAAAGATCATTTGGCCGGATGTATCTTCGCAGTAA
- a CDS encoding SRPBCC family protein: MKDLTVNKTYGTFTSESEVRFQRLLPGPIETVWEYLVDSEKRGTWLAKGTMELKVGGKVELNFLHSSLSEEKTYPDRFKAMENGISGVETITAIEAPRLLSFTWHPNSEVRFELEEKGEDVLLTLRHYKLTDEFGKLMVSSGWHTHLDILVSKLYRELVPKFWQTFAKHETAYGEKLKITAKK, translated from the coding sequence ATGAAAGATCTAACTGTAAACAAAACGTATGGGACCTTTACTTCCGAGTCAGAAGTTCGTTTCCAAAGGTTACTACCGGGTCCGATCGAGACTGTTTGGGAATATCTTGTCGATTCCGAAAAGCGAGGCACCTGGCTTGCAAAGGGAACTATGGAGCTGAAGGTGGGTGGAAAAGTAGAACTGAATTTTTTACATTCCTCTCTTTCGGAGGAAAAAACATATCCGGATCGATTCAAGGCGATGGAAAACGGTATTAGCGGAGTAGAAACGATCACAGCAATCGAAGCTCCTCGTCTTTTAAGTTTTACTTGGCATCCTAATTCGGAAGTTCGTTTCGAGCTAGAAGAAAAGGGAGAAGATGTTCTTCTTACCTTGAGACATTATAAACTGACGGATGAATTCGGTAAACTTATGGTTTCTTCAGGCTGGCATACTCATTTGGATATTCTTGTCTCTAAACTTTATAGGGAATTGGTCCCTAAATTCTGGCAGACATTCGCAAAACATGAAACTGCTTACGGTGAAAAACTGAAAATTACCGCTAAGAAGTAA
- a CDS encoding ArsR/SmtB family transcription factor produces the protein MKALDAIADPTRRKILELLFDGEMGAGEIAGHFDISSAAISQHFKVLRECNLIQTRVDGQRRIHSLDYKGWKEIQDWLDRAKSFWEGRLDLLEKELKANKMRKGRRS, from the coding sequence ATGAAGGCTTTAGATGCGATTGCGGACCCAACCAGGCGCAAAATTTTAGAACTCTTGTTCGATGGGGAAATGGGAGCCGGAGAAATTGCAGGACATTTTGATATAAGTTCCGCCGCGATTTCCCAACATTTTAAGGTTTTGAGAGAATGTAATCTAATCCAAACAAGAGTGGATGGGCAAAGAAGGATCCACTCATTGGATTACAAAGGTTGGAAAGAGATCCAAGACTGGCTGGATAGAGCGAAATCTTTCTGGGAAGGAAGACTCGATCTTCTGGAAAAGGAATTAAAAGCCAATAAAATGAGAAAGGGGAGAAGATCGTAA
- a CDS encoding DUF2157 domain-containing protein produces the protein MNWKKKLKTWVDSGLISQAQAESILKFEDSKKIPYVFYSFLALGIVVIGLGVIAMVAANWDKIHYSIKLGTSFTILFGIGIAILYSQRKEIWNDTIRYLLVLLLGVLFFANIGLISQVYHTQGKLYQALLLWSGITILLVIMYPGRVLQHLWIAVFSSSIFSWIDNNSNIDWRERSHYYSLFFFVASWVFAGVAIFAERRLETKESKTSILVNPFLLWAFGFFITSSIWGSFETRDIPNLDPNPEFYRKYDVPFPWYWPLIVPITLIAISQIFRNRFSRRKIILLSISGIFLGLLNYPQLFHWYGKFPAMIFFFLAWIPFTFLFFESRRWFDLSLLVLGVRFVYIYLEVFGSLLATGIGLVVSGIFILGFSILIFKMRERIRNAANQLFQSEELGI, from the coding sequence ATGAATTGGAAGAAAAAATTAAAAACTTGGGTGGATTCAGGACTCATTAGCCAGGCTCAGGCAGAGTCCATTCTCAAATTCGAAGATTCTAAAAAAATTCCTTATGTATTCTATTCCTTTTTAGCCTTAGGGATCGTGGTCATCGGTCTTGGAGTTATTGCTATGGTGGCGGCTAACTGGGACAAGATTCATTATTCGATAAAACTGGGCACTAGTTTTACGATACTTTTCGGGATAGGGATCGCGATCCTATATTCACAAAGGAAAGAGATCTGGAACGATACGATCCGTTATCTTTTGGTTTTACTTCTGGGTGTATTATTTTTTGCGAATATTGGTCTGATCTCCCAAGTTTACCATACACAGGGGAAATTATACCAGGCTTTGCTCTTATGGTCGGGGATCACTATTTTACTTGTGATCATGTATCCTGGCAGGGTGCTGCAACATCTTTGGATCGCGGTATTCAGTTCCTCCATTTTTAGTTGGATCGACAATAATTCGAATATCGACTGGAGGGAAAGAAGTCATTATTACTCTTTATTCTTTTTTGTTGCCTCCTGGGTGTTTGCAGGGGTTGCGATCTTTGCAGAGAGAAGGCTGGAAACTAAGGAGAGTAAAACTTCTATTCTAGTGAATCCGTTCTTACTTTGGGCCTTCGGTTTTTTTATCACTTCTTCCATTTGGGGAAGTTTTGAGACACGCGATATCCCGAATTTAGATCCGAACCCCGAGTTTTACAGAAAGTACGACGTTCCTTTTCCATGGTACTGGCCCCTAATTGTTCCAATCACGTTAATCGCTATTTCTCAAATTTTTCGAAACCGTTTTTCAAGAAGAAAGATCATCTTACTTTCGATTTCCGGAATATTCTTGGGACTTCTGAATTATCCGCAACTGTTTCATTGGTATGGAAAATTTCCGGCGATGATATTCTTCTTTTTGGCCTGGATCCCGTTTACATTTTTATTTTTCGAATCCAGAAGATGGTTTGATCTATCTTTATTAGTCTTAGGCGTCCGTTTTGTTTATATTTATCTGGAAGTGTTCGGAAGTTTACTCGCCACAGGGATCGGTCTCGTCGTCTCGGGAATATTCATACTAGGATTCAGTATTTTAATATTTAAGATGAGGGAAAGGATCCGAAATGCAGCGAACCAACTCTTTCAATCGGAGGAATTAGGAATATGA
- a CDS encoding M48 family metalloprotease, giving the protein MKKTSIRKYFLVLFLLFSLQGCGWMVDLVFPLDVDRFLGEQFYKAAVTGDAHGEIYKDKPLEKYLQSIVDRILKSKSIQYKDEFKYKVTIIDDDKVINAICAPGGYIFVYTGLLHFVKNEATLAGILSHEIAHAERRHSTKQLSTNITLYFALYFVLSYVLGPDLAQHSADIAGLSTNLLGLVNSRSMEEEADEYGFDYMRSTPYYPGAIADFFKDLQQEKKKNPELSGADIPLEKYLSTHPLDEDRISANERRLKEAGIGAPNQKSFFKERYRNHIEKSLGTKEED; this is encoded by the coding sequence ATGAAGAAAACCTCAATTCGCAAATATTTCCTGGTACTATTTTTGCTTTTTAGCCTCCAAGGTTGTGGTTGGATGGTCGATCTCGTTTTTCCATTGGACGTCGATCGTTTTTTAGGAGAACAATTTTATAAAGCTGCCGTTACGGGTGATGCACACGGTGAAATTTACAAAGACAAACCTTTGGAAAAATATCTACAATCCATTGTAGACCGTATCTTAAAGTCCAAATCCATCCAATACAAGGATGAGTTCAAATATAAGGTAACCATAATAGACGACGATAAGGTGATCAATGCGATCTGCGCCCCCGGAGGTTATATTTTCGTCTATACGGGACTTCTTCATTTCGTAAAGAATGAGGCGACTCTTGCCGGTATCCTTTCTCATGAGATTGCTCATGCGGAGAGAAGACATTCCACCAAACAATTATCCACAAATATCACTTTATATTTTGCCTTGTATTTTGTTCTGTCTTATGTGCTCGGTCCCGATCTGGCACAACATTCGGCGGACATAGCAGGACTTTCCACAAATCTATTAGGTCTTGTAAATTCCCGCTCCATGGAAGAAGAAGCGGACGAATACGGCTTTGACTATATGAGGTCCACTCCTTATTATCCTGGAGCAATCGCGGATTTTTTTAAAGATCTCCAACAAGAGAAAAAGAAAAATCCTGAGTTGAGCGGCGCCGATATTCCTTTGGAAAAGTATTTGAGCACTCACCCTTTGGACGAGGATCGAATTTCAGCAAACGAAAGAAGGTTGAAAGAAGCCGGGATTGGTGCGCCGAATCAAAAGTCATTCTTTAAAGAAAGATACCGCAATCATATAGAAAAATCTTTGGGAACAAAGGAAGAAGACTGA
- a CDS encoding LIC_11883 family protein — translation MRTRFAAIFVILFSFSLFAENQSGEWKEYGLKEVLGRLKFYAFAKIAQSVRTGASFDQELYVKEAPCNQNFPKLEGNFQCALLRVSSLEDKLAEGSDPEPKTPDAASASSGLTPARTIPSIPMKAKWYEGRTLAGKGVLSVPGKEGESDLKFFYHTDGRLSHYSYEDKIVVFDWKGQELSTILTVKVDAKLRPLGGKEYFFP, via the coding sequence ATGAGAACCCGATTCGCTGCCATATTCGTAATTTTATTTTCCTTTTCCCTTTTTGCGGAAAACCAAAGCGGAGAATGGAAAGAATACGGACTAAAAGAAGTTTTGGGCCGTTTGAAATTTTATGCGTTTGCAAAGATCGCACAAAGTGTTCGCACAGGTGCTTCCTTTGATCAGGAATTATATGTAAAAGAGGCTCCCTGCAACCAAAACTTTCCTAAATTAGAGGGAAATTTCCAATGCGCATTACTTAGGGTTTCTAGTTTGGAAGACAAGTTGGCGGAAGGTTCGGATCCGGAACCTAAAACTCCGGACGCTGCCTCTGCAAGCAGCGGTTTGACTCCCGCGAGGACGATACCTTCTATCCCTATGAAAGCGAAATGGTACGAGGGAAGGACCCTCGCAGGAAAGGGAGTTCTTTCTGTTCCCGGAAAAGAAGGGGAGAGCGATCTGAAATTTTTCTATCATACGGATGGAAGGTTGAGCCATTATTCCTACGAAGATAAAATCGTTGTTTTTGACTGGAAAGGACAGGAGTTAAGCACTATTTTAACCGTAAAAGTGGATGCAAAGTTACGACCACTCGGCGGTAAGGAATATTTTTTTCCATGA
- the mce gene encoding mammalian cell entry protein Mce produces MKSIRYLLVGAIFSVALVIVGYFTVMTEGGPIQKRGEFLKINFKNSEGIKVGNKVTVQGVPFGYVSNIRLIQIDESGAVLPAGEVGVATRVEVTILLKEPVRIYENYDIAIRNESLLSGRVISIDPGTSESAEESKGAPRTFQVVDYKTAGASLKGRVLQDPLVSLSELIAENRGDIRKTFSNVADITTKINSGDGTLGRLINRDDLHTNVNTVLTDAQIVLRELREGLEDTREQAPVTSFIRAALSSF; encoded by the coding sequence ATGAAATCAATCCGTTATCTTTTAGTAGGTGCTATCTTCTCGGTCGCCTTAGTCATAGTAGGTTATTTTACCGTAATGACGGAAGGTGGACCCATTCAAAAACGGGGAGAATTCCTAAAAATCAATTTCAAAAACTCGGAGGGGATCAAGGTAGGAAACAAGGTCACTGTACAAGGTGTTCCGTTCGGATACGTTTCTAACATTAGACTGATCCAGATAGACGAAAGTGGAGCCGTTCTTCCTGCGGGAGAAGTGGGAGTCGCCACTAGAGTAGAAGTCACAATTCTTCTGAAAGAACCGGTCCGTATATATGAAAATTATGATATTGCAATACGTAACGAAAGTTTACTTTCAGGCCGAGTGATTTCCATAGATCCTGGAACTTCCGAATCCGCGGAAGAAAGCAAAGGAGCACCGAGGACCTTCCAAGTTGTGGATTATAAAACGGCAGGGGCCTCCTTAAAAGGGAGAGTATTACAAGATCCGCTCGTATCTCTTTCCGAACTAATCGCCGAGAATAGAGGAGATATCCGAAAAACTTTCTCCAACGTAGCCGATATCACCACAAAGATCAATAGTGGAGATGGGACTTTGGGAAGACTGATCAATCGTGACGATCTTCATACCAATGTAAATACCGTTCTGACGGATGCACAGATCGTTCTGCGAGAACTAAGAGAAGGTTTGGAAGATACACGCGAACAGGCACCGGTCACAAGCTTTATCCGCGCGGCACTCAGCTCTTTTTAA
- a CDS encoding NAD(P)-dependent oxidoreductase → MSSRKIAIIGTGIMGRGIANNLSKLGHSLQLFARNPEKIQDLQSDLVSVHGNIKETVKDSEIIILCLTEDHVVEESVFSSGLLETNANYVIDVGTTSPSLTLKLKDTFQKMNIHFLDAPMTGSKNAARDGQILFMVGAKSKDEIEDISFIFEASGKNTVYCGEVGDGQKAKIALNMVQAGIFQVYMEGFSLAKAQGIDPSVLKSILEQSAAKSGISEFKFPFVFSGNYETHFALKNMYKDLKHALTLGKTSGTKLPLCSGLDEIYRYGMEAGLGEKDYCSLNEVTAKIHPAK, encoded by the coding sequence ATGTCTTCTCGTAAAATCGCAATCATCGGTACAGGGATCATGGGTAGAGGGATCGCAAATAATCTTTCTAAGCTAGGTCATTCTCTCCAATTATTCGCCCGTAATCCTGAAAAGATCCAAGACCTACAGTCCGATCTGGTCTCCGTTCATGGAAATATCAAAGAAACGGTAAAAGATTCGGAAATTATAATACTTTGTCTGACCGAAGATCATGTTGTGGAAGAGTCCGTATTCTCCTCCGGACTTTTGGAAACGAATGCAAATTATGTGATCGACGTAGGCACAACCTCCCCTTCTCTCACTCTCAAGTTAAAAGATACATTCCAAAAAATGAATATTCATTTCTTAGATGCTCCGATGACGGGTTCCAAGAATGCAGCCAGGGACGGTCAGATCCTATTTATGGTGGGAGCAAAGTCCAAGGATGAGATCGAAGATATCTCTTTCATTTTTGAGGCCTCCGGGAAAAACACGGTCTATTGCGGAGAAGTCGGAGATGGACAGAAAGCAAAGATCGCATTAAATATGGTGCAAGCAGGGATCTTCCAAGTCTATATGGAAGGTTTTTCATTGGCAAAGGCTCAAGGTATAGATCCTTCTGTCCTGAAATCTATTTTAGAACAATCCGCTGCCAAGTCCGGAATTTCAGAATTTAAGTTTCCGTTCGTATTTTCCGGAAACTACGAAACCCATTTTGCATTGAAGAATATGTACAAAGATCTGAAACATGCCCTCACATTAGGGAAAACATCCGGAACAAAGTTGCCACTCTGTTCCGGATTGGATGAGATCTATCGCTACGGGATGGAAGCGGGTTTAGGAGAGAAGGATTATTGCAGCTTGAACGAAGTTACTGCGAAGATACATCCGGCCAAATGA
- a CDS encoding flagellin has product MIINHNLSAVNSHRSLKFNELAVDKTMKALSSGMRINSAGDDASGLAVSEKLRTQINGLRQAERNTEDGMSFIQTAEGFLQQSSDIIQRIRVLAIQTSNGIYSPEDRQLVQVEVSALVDEVDRIASQAEFNRFKLFEGDFARGSKRASMWFHMGPNQNQRERFFIGTMTSRALKLTKADGRPIAVSSPGEANEVIGLADAALGKIMKQRADMGAYFNRLEHSAKGLMAAYENMQASESRIRDADMAEEMVALTTKQILVQSGTAMLVQANLKPNSVLKLLQM; this is encoded by the coding sequence ATGATTATCAATCACAACCTGAGTGCGGTGAATTCACACCGCTCTCTGAAGTTCAACGAGCTAGCTGTGGATAAAACCATGAAAGCTTTGTCGTCCGGGATGCGGATCAATTCTGCCGGCGATGATGCTTCGGGTTTGGCTGTCTCCGAAAAACTCAGAACGCAGATCAACGGACTGAGACAAGCGGAGAGAAATACGGAAGACGGGATGAGTTTCATCCAGACTGCGGAAGGATTCCTTCAACAGTCTTCGGATATCATCCAAAGGATCCGGGTTTTGGCCATCCAAACCTCGAATGGGATCTACAGCCCCGAAGATAGACAATTGGTTCAGGTGGAAGTTTCCGCCTTAGTCGACGAAGTGGATCGAATTGCTTCTCAAGCCGAGTTCAATCGATTCAAATTGTTCGAAGGAGACTTCGCTAGAGGTTCCAAAAGGGCTTCTATGTGGTTCCATATGGGACCGAACCAGAACCAAAGGGAAAGGTTCTTCATTGGAACTATGACTTCCCGAGCTTTAAAGCTGACCAAGGCAGACGGAAGACCGATTGCGGTTTCTTCTCCTGGGGAAGCGAACGAAGTGATCGGCCTAGCCGATGCTGCGCTCGGAAAGATCATGAAGCAGAGGGCGGATATGGGAGCTTATTTTAATAGGCTGGAACATTCCGCAAAAGGTCTCATGGCGGCATACGAAAATATGCAGGCCTCCGAGTCCAGAATTCGTGACGCCGATATGGCGGAGGAGATGGTTGCTCTAACTACTAAACAAATACTCGTGCAGAGTGGTACGGCGATGTTAGTGCAAGCAAATCTTAAACCGAATTCGGTCCTCAAACTTCTTCAAATGTAG
- a CDS encoding exo-beta-N-acetylmuramidase NamZ domain-containing protein: protein MRFKERNKKILTLLIFFLTISSGSCVEASSRSHISKSKIIPAEVSFYEQVLPSLSGKSVVLVTNPSGIGRYPEKIIKEFKDKKVKIKHLIGLEHGFLGLEEDFSKSPVTMDETFQLPIYHIYKVKNSEIPAILKGADAVVFDVVDMGMRCYTYLSVLKRLMDNLPDPNTKFILLDHPNPALYLGARGEGIQKKFLNFAGEFPSLFFTGMTLGEAAAFYNGEYLGGRVKLNIISPENLKRGFDWEKEGIPWSTPSPNLPMLDSARNYLGLVLLEGVNVSVGRGTQAPFVYFGAPWMNEPEEIISELNEDSKGDYYYQSVFFKPTFGPFKGEICRGLRLTVVNRKYDPIRMAYNLTSIMKKKYKDFKWRQYADGSHNIDFLWGTEKFRESVDAGKTYDEFKASYAESESSANKLIQKYLIY, encoded by the coding sequence ATGCGGTTCAAAGAAAGAAACAAAAAAATCCTAACTTTACTCATTTTTTTTCTGACAATTTCCTCAGGCTCCTGCGTAGAAGCGTCATCCCGAAGTCATATTTCTAAATCCAAAATTATTCCAGCCGAAGTTTCCTTCTACGAGCAAGTACTTCCTAGTCTTTCCGGTAAATCCGTTGTGCTCGTTACCAATCCATCCGGTATAGGAAGATATCCTGAGAAGATTATAAAAGAGTTTAAGGATAAAAAAGTAAAGATCAAACATCTGATCGGGCTTGAACACGGGTTTTTAGGATTGGAAGAGGACTTTAGTAAGTCTCCTGTCACAATGGATGAAACTTTTCAACTCCCTATCTATCATATTTATAAAGTTAAAAACTCAGAGATCCCTGCGATCTTAAAGGGTGCGGATGCAGTAGTCTTCGACGTAGTCGACATGGGGATGCGTTGTTATACCTACCTAAGCGTTTTGAAACGTTTGATGGATAATTTGCCCGATCCAAACACGAAGTTTATCCTCTTAGATCATCCAAACCCGGCATTATATTTAGGCGCAAGGGGAGAAGGTATCCAAAAGAAGTTCCTTAACTTCGCGGGAGAATTTCCCTCTCTATTTTTCACAGGGATGACTCTGGGAGAAGCGGCTGCATTCTATAACGGAGAATATCTGGGCGGGAGAGTAAAACTAAATATTATCTCTCCCGAAAATCTAAAAAGAGGATTCGATTGGGAAAAAGAAGGTATCCCTTGGTCCACACCTTCTCCGAATCTACCGATGCTGGATTCTGCGCGGAATTATCTTGGTCTGGTATTATTAGAAGGAGTGAATGTTTCCGTAGGAAGAGGTACCCAGGCTCCATTCGTATATTTCGGCGCTCCTTGGATGAATGAACCGGAAGAAATTATCTCCGAATTGAACGAGGACAGTAAGGGAGATTATTATTACCAAAGTGTATTTTTTAAACCTACCTTCGGACCGTTTAAGGGAGAGATCTGCAGAGGTCTGCGTTTAACGGTAGTCAACCGAAAATACGATCCGATCAGAATGGCGTATAACCTGACGTCCATTATGAAAAAGAAATATAAGGATTTCAAATGGAGACAATACGCGGACGGATCGCATAATATAGATTTTCTTTGGGGTACCGAAAAATTCAGAGAGTCTGTGGATGCGGGTAAGACCTACGATGAATTTAAGGCTTCTTACGCGGAATCGGAATCTTCCGCAAATAAGCTGATCCAAAAATATCTGATCTACTAA